In a single window of the Patescibacteria group bacterium genome:
- a CDS encoding bifunctional 5,10-methylenetetrahydrofolate dehydrogenase/5,10-methenyltetrahydrofolate cyclohydrolase — MEIINGKNLAQEVLDELKNFFLHCKIAVAVISIGNKEENTSFIKQKQKAAAYLGIEFFHFHFDKNLSNKTIRKKINEISRKNFIKGIILQLPLSEKFNTNALANIIPINKDPDVLNERHFGQFCLGRSKILPPAVESLKFIFEKYKVDFQKKKIGVVGLGRLIGFPIAIWLLRQKCTVFCVDINTENPQEIIKNCDIVISGVGKANLIDERWIKNEAIVIDFGFEKQQDTISGDVNFDSIKNRVSLITPTPGGMGPILVTMIYKNLKTLIMDK; from the coding sequence GTGGAAATTATCAATGGAAAAAATTTAGCTCAAGAAGTTTTAGATGAGTTAAAAAATTTTTTTCTACATTGCAAAATAGCTGTGGCGGTTATTTCTATTGGTAATAAAGAAGAAAATACGAGTTTTATTAAACAAAAACAAAAAGCCGCCGCTTATTTGGGAATAGAATTTTTTCATTTCCATTTTGATAAAAATCTTTCCAATAAAACTATTAGAAAAAAAATCAATGAAATTAGTAGAAAGAATTTTATAAAAGGGATTATTTTGCAGTTGCCATTGTCGGAAAAATTTAATACCAATGCTTTGGCCAATATAATTCCGATTAATAAAGACCCCGATGTCTTAAACGAACGCCATTTTGGTCAATTTTGTTTGGGAAGGAGTAAAATTCTGCCGCCAGCAGTTGAAAGTTTAAAATTTATTTTCGAAAAATATAAAGTTGATTTTCAAAAGAAAAAAATTGGTGTTGTTGGCTTGGGACGATTAATTGGCTTTCCAATTGCTATTTGGTTATTAAGACAAAAATGCACGGTTTTTTGTGTTGATATTAATACGGAAAATCCACAAGAAATTATTAAAAATTGCGATATTGTTATTAGCGGTGTTGGTAAAGCCAATCTAATTGATGAGAGATGGATTAAGAATGAAGCGATAGTGATTGACTTTGGTTTTGAGAAACAACAAGATACAATAAGTGGTGATGTTAATTTTGATTCAATAAAAAACAGAGTTTCTTTGATAACTCCGACACCGGGTGGAATGGGTCCGATTTTGGTGACAATGATTTACAAAAATTTAAAGACATTAATAATGGATAAATAA
- the murJ gene encoding murein biosynthesis integral membrane protein MurJ: protein MKRLIEKILNFESKTISGGAIIIAFFYLLNGVIALLRNGILASHFGASRILDIYWASFRVPDLIYVIFISGALSAGFIPFFAEKLNKSKEEAWQLANNILSTIILVLFMMAILVLIVAPFIVRLIVPGFDLSSQKEVAKFLRIMMFQPIFLGVSAIFGGMLQTFRRFFVTSLSPIFYNLGIIIGAIFLTKIFGPIGLALGVLLGAFLHLAILIPSLKNIDFQFKFLPSFKSENLRNLISIAGPRTLSLISTQINFLVITIIASHLEKGSLAIFNFANDLHSLPQNIFAISFAISAFPILAAAAFEKEQFINFFVKTLKNILFFILPVSAFYFLFRQQIVFLTLKYGNFDLMAQNETTLILGIFSLNIIFSGLLPLLIRVFFAQKDAWRPFFAGLGANILNIGLSLILASRMGIKGVAISFIVSNFLNFLLLIIFMNKRKVFERRSAAFLNFKKFIIKNFIATTITFILFFIISFFLPSPQNKIDALVYLIGGGVVFISIYLFFSYILIKEELLKLLSEYPLIKNIFGHHEKYS, encoded by the coding sequence ATGAAAAGATTGATTGAGAAAATTTTGAATTTTGAATCAAAAACAATTAGTGGCGGTGCAATTATAATTGCATTTTTTTATTTATTGAATGGTGTAATTGCGTTGTTAAGAAATGGGATTTTGGCTTCGCATTTTGGGGCAAGCAGAATTTTAGATATTTACTGGGCGTCTTTTCGCGTGCCAGATTTGATTTATGTCATTTTTATTAGTGGTGCTTTATCTGCTGGATTTATTCCTTTTTTTGCCGAAAAATTAAATAAATCAAAAGAGGAGGCATGGCAATTAGCAAATAATATTTTAAGTACAATTATTTTGGTTTTATTTATGATGGCGATTTTAGTTTTAATTGTGGCGCCATTTATTGTTCGTTTGATTGTGCCGGGTTTTGATTTGTCTTCCCAAAAAGAAGTAGCAAAATTTTTAAGAATTATGATGTTCCAACCGATTTTTTTGGGCGTTTCCGCGATTTTTGGAGGAATGCTGCAAACTTTTCGTCGTTTTTTTGTGACTTCGCTTTCGCCAATTTTTTATAACCTAGGCATTATTATTGGCGCTATTTTTTTAACAAAAATTTTTGGGCCGATTGGTTTAGCTCTAGGTGTTTTATTGGGGGCCTTTCTTCATTTAGCAATTTTAATTCCCTCACTTAAAAATATTGATTTTCAATTTAAATTTTTACCATCTTTCAAATCGGAGAATTTAAGAAATTTAATTAGTATTGCTGGTCCGCGGACATTAAGTTTGATTTCCACGCAAATTAATTTTTTGGTTATTACTATTATCGCTTCACATTTAGAAAAGGGGAGTTTGGCGATTTTTAATTTTGCTAATGATTTGCATTCTTTGCCTCAAAATATTTTTGCCATTTCTTTTGCAATTTCTGCCTTTCCTATTTTGGCTGCTGCGGCATTTGAGAAAGAGCAATTTATCAATTTTTTTGTTAAAACATTAAAAAATATTCTATTTTTTATTTTGCCCGTTTCGGCTTTTTATTTTCTTTTTCGGCAACAAATCGTTTTTTTAACCTTAAAATATGGAAACTTTGATTTAATGGCGCAAAATGAAACAACTTTAATTTTAGGCATTTTTTCTTTAAATATTATTTTTTCTGGACTGCTCCCATTATTAATAAGAGTATTTTTTGCTCAGAAAGATGCGTGGCGGCCATTCTTTGCGGGTTTAGGTGCTAATATTTTAAATATTGGATTAAGCTTGATTTTGGCGTCGCGAATGGGAATTAAAGGCGTTGCTATATCATTTATTGTTAGTAATTTTTTAAATTTTCTCTTGTTAATTATTTTTATGAACAAGAGAAAAGTTTTTGAAAGAAGAAGCGCCGCTTTTCTAAATTTTAAAAAATTTATTATAAAAAATTTTATAGCAACTACCATCACCTTTATTTTATTCTTTATCATCTCTTTTTTTCTTCCTTCCCCTCAAAACAAAATAGACGCTCTTGTTTATTTAATTGGCGGAGGCGTGGTGTTTATCTCGATTTATTTATTTTTTAGTTATATCTTAATAAAAGAAGAACTTCTAAAATTATTAAGTGAGTATCCTCTAATTAAAAATATTTTTGGACATCATGAAAAATATTCGTAA
- the lepA gene encoding translation elongation factor 4 has translation MKNIRNFAIIAHIDHGKSTLADRFLEITSTVDKRKMKEQFLDQMDLERERGITIKMQPVRMTYYYKGEKYILNLIDTPGHVDFTYEVSRSLAAVEGAILLVDATQGIQAQTMGNYQLAKKQNLTIIPAINKIDLPNAQIEEVKKELLALMGVGEEEIFLVSAKTGEGVADLLNAVIEKIPAPITNITNKTRALVFDSLYDDHKGVISYVRIVDGVIKAGEYGFLMASKTPFKINEVGIFRPNLEAADCLREGEIGYIVTGLKEPQKVRVGDTITLISPSKIKLKNFDFVFEEVKPLTGYQEPEPMVFASVYPISNDDINLLKNAILKLKLNDPSLVYKTEFFSILGQGFCLGFLGLLHLEIIKERLEREYKIDVIFTTPSVNYKVILKDKSEINVYRASDMPDCDRILKILEPWVRLEIITPQKYLGAIMELKDRHRLDYLTTQYLGNLLILIFEAPLSEIIVNFYDKLKSATEGYASMNYEFLEYRESDLVKLEILLAGEKEESLARIVHRQFAEEEGRKIVAKLKNVLPRQNFVVAIQAMIENKIIARENLPALKKDVTGYLYGGDRTRKMKLWKKQKEGKKRLKERGRVHLSTKTYLDLLKLD, from the coding sequence ATGAAAAATATTCGTAATTTTGCTATTATTGCCCACATTGATCATGGAAAATCGACTTTGGCCGATCGTTTTTTGGAAATAACTTCAACGGTGGATAAAAGAAAGATGAAAGAGCAGTTTTTAGATCAAATGGATTTAGAAAGAGAAAGGGGAATTACAATTAAAATGCAACCTGTTAGAATGACTTACTATTATAAAGGAGAAAAATACATCTTGAATTTAATTGATACTCCTGGTCATGTTGATTTTACCTATGAGGTTTCAAGAAGTTTGGCGGCGGTTGAAGGCGCAATTTTATTGGTTGATGCTACTCAAGGTATTCAAGCTCAAACGATGGGCAATTATCAATTAGCTAAAAAACAAAATTTAACAATTATTCCAGCGATTAATAAAATCGATTTGCCCAATGCCCAAATTGAAGAGGTTAAGAAAGAGCTGTTAGCATTGATGGGGGTAGGAGAGGAAGAAATTTTTTTAGTATCTGCTAAAACCGGCGAAGGCGTTGCTGATTTACTTAATGCGGTAATTGAAAAAATTCCCGCTCCAATCACGAATATTACAAATAAAACAAGGGCTTTGGTTTTTGATTCGCTTTACGATGATCATAAAGGTGTTATTTCCTATGTCAGAATTGTTGATGGCGTAATTAAGGCGGGCGAATACGGATTTTTAATGGCATCAAAAACGCCATTCAAAATTAATGAGGTTGGAATTTTTAGACCTAATTTGGAAGCAGCCGATTGTTTAAGAGAGGGTGAAATTGGGTATATTGTAACTGGTTTAAAAGAACCTCAAAAAGTTAGGGTGGGCGATACAATTACTCTGATTTCTCCTTCAAAAATTAAACTAAAAAATTTTGATTTTGTTTTTGAGGAGGTTAAGCCATTAACAGGTTATCAAGAGCCCGAGCCAATGGTTTTTGCGAGTGTTTACCCAATTTCCAATGACGATATAAATCTTTTAAAGAACGCTATTTTAAAGTTAAAGCTCAATGATCCAAGTTTAGTTTACAAAACCGAATTTTTTTCTATTTTGGGACAGGGTTTTTGTTTGGGTTTCTTGGGTTTGCTTCATTTAGAAATAATAAAAGAGAGATTGGAAAGAGAATATAAAATTGATGTTATTTTTACAACACCATCTGTTAATTATAAAGTAATTCTTAAAGATAAAAGCGAGATTAATGTTTATCGAGCTTCGGATATGCCCGATTGCGACCGCATCTTAAAAATTTTAGAACCATGGGTGCGTTTAGAAATTATTACGCCACAGAAATATTTAGGGGCTATAATGGAATTAAAAGATAGGCATCGGCTAGATTATCTTACGACTCAATATTTAGGTAATCTGCTTATTTTAATTTTTGAAGCGCCGTTAAGTGAGATTATTGTTAATTTTTACGATAAATTAAAAAGCGCAACCGAAGGTTATGCTTCTATGAACTATGAATTTTTAGAATATAGAGAAAGCGATTTGGTAAAGTTGGAAATTTTGTTAGCTGGCGAAAAAGAGGAAAGCTTGGCGCGAATCGTTCATCGTCAATTTGCGGAAGAAGAAGGCAGAAAGATAGTTGCGAAATTAAAAAATGTTTTACCAAGACAAAATTTTGTTGTGGCAATTCAAGCAATGATTGAAAATAAAATTATTGCCAGAGAGAACTTACCAGCATTAAAAAAAGATGTTACGGGTTATCTATATGGCGGCGATCGAACGCGAAAAATGAAGTTGTGGAAAAAACAAAAAGAAGGGAAAAAGCGCTTAAAAGAGAGGGGACGTGTCCATCTTTCTACCAAAACATATCTCGATCTTTTAAAATTGGATTAA
- a CDS encoding septum formation initiator family protein, with protein MRRILHSKFLLIFLLILAIIVIFYFSRQILSERKLKMEYEAILNKIEALKKENETLENEIERLKNQEELERLARELYVLKKSGEKVMVVPQEIMQQLEEQSSTVQVPKSFWEEIIDNIKGFFKDLF; from the coding sequence ATGCGGAGAATTTTACATTCCAAATTTTTACTGATTTTTCTCTTAATTTTAGCCATCATCGTTATTTTTTACTTTTCTCGCCAAATTCTTAGCGAACGAAAATTAAAAATGGAATATGAGGCAATTTTAAATAAGATAGAAGCTTTAAAAAAAGAGAACGAGACTTTGGAAAACGAAATAGAACGATTAAAAAATCAAGAAGAATTAGAACGTTTAGCGCGGGAGCTTTATGTTTTAAAAAAATCGGGGGAAAAAGTAATGGTGGTGCCTCAAGAAATAATGCAACAGTTAGAAGAACAAAGTTCGACTGTTCAAGTGCCAAAGTCATTTTGGGAGGAAATAATAGATAATATCAAAGGATTTTTTAAAGATTTATTTTGA
- the prfB gene encoding peptide chain release factor 2: MKQIQTQIENLKEKIENIKEKISFSEKIKKAKELEEESKRPDFWGFPDKAAQIMKQLNELTEEINFWLNAEKETNDLAELLKKADNDDELILEVQNQLNNIEHKIKEKELTIFLSGPYDRNEAIMIITAGQGGRDAEDFCRMLLKMYCRYFEKKNWPYQIIHQHFSEEGGGSKEAGGEIGLKNVSIEINTPYAYGFLKNESGVHRLVRVSPFDAKKLRHTSFALVEVLPQIEDFDLKDVEINEADLKFDFFRSSGPGGQNVNKRETAVRVVHLPTGLSASCQTERFQAQNREKALHLLKIKLFNLLQQQKNKERNVLKQKVEPSWGNQIRNYVLHPYKLVKDLRTDIETNQIYEVLDGDLDSFIQAEILLNR; the protein is encoded by the coding sequence ATGAAGCAAATCCAGACTCAAATAGAAAATTTAAAAGAAAAAATTGAAAATATAAAAGAGAAAATTTCTTTTTCGGAAAAAATAAAAAAAGCAAAGGAATTAGAAGAAGAAAGCAAACGTCCAGATTTTTGGGGATTTCCTGATAAAGCCGCTCAAATCATGAAGCAATTAAATGAATTAACGGAAGAAATAAATTTTTGGTTGAATGCCGAGAAAGAAACAAATGATTTAGCAGAATTATTGAAAAAAGCCGATAATGATGATGAATTAATTTTAGAAGTCCAAAATCAATTGAATAATATTGAACATAAAATAAAAGAGAAAGAATTAACCATTTTTTTATCAGGGCCTTATGACAGAAATGAGGCGATTATGATTATTACGGCTGGTCAAGGAGGAAGAGATGCTGAAGATTTTTGTCGGATGCTTTTAAAAATGTATTGTCGTTATTTTGAAAAGAAGAATTGGCCTTATCAAATTATTCATCAACACTTTTCTGAAGAGGGTGGTGGCTCAAAAGAAGCGGGCGGTGAAATTGGATTAAAAAATGTTTCTATAGAAATTAACACCCCTTATGCCTATGGATTTTTAAAAAACGAAAGCGGCGTGCACCGTCTTGTTAGAGTTTCACCTTTTGATGCCAAGAAGTTAAGGCACACCTCATTTGCCCTAGTTGAAGTTTTGCCTCAAATTGAAGATTTTGATTTAAAAGATGTTGAAATTAATGAAGCAGATTTAAAATTCGATTTTTTCCGTTCTTCAGGTCCCGGCGGCCAGAATGTGAACAAAAGAGAAACGGCTGTGAGGGTGGTGCATTTACCTACAGGCCTGTCTGCTTCATGTCAAACCGAACGCTTTCAGGCTCAAAACCGTGAAAAAGCGCTTCATTTATTAAAAATCAAACTATTTAATCTTTTACAGCAACAAAAAAATAAAGAAAGAAATGTTTTAAAACAAAAAGTTGAACCTTCATGGGGTAATCAAATTAGAAATTATGTTCTCCACCCTTACAAATTAGTCAAAGATTTGCGCACAGACATTGAAACTAATCAAATTTATGAAGTTTTGGATGGGGATTTGGATTCTTTTATTCAAGCAGAGATTCTGCTAAATAGATAA
- the ftsE gene encoding cell division ATP-binding protein FtsE: MIYFQNVSKVYNSHTVALDNINLKIMKGEFVAIVGKSGAGKSTLLKLLIGEEKPTKGRIFFEKIDITKLKYKEFPKIRRQIGMIFQDFKLLPDKTAFENVAFALEAAGFSPHDIKKTVPQMLELVGLRDKVFNFPHELSGGEKQRVAIARAMINKPDLLIADEPTGNLDPINTAEIIKLLLRINELGTTVMLATHNKNVVDMLNTRVVSLDNGRIIRDEEEGQFII, encoded by the coding sequence TTGATATATTTTCAAAATGTTTCAAAAGTTTACAATAGCCATACGGTTGCGTTGGATAATATTAATTTAAAAATAATGAAAGGCGAATTTGTTGCTATTGTGGGCAAGTCTGGTGCTGGGAAATCAACTCTGCTTAAATTATTAATAGGCGAAGAAAAACCTACCAAAGGAAGAATATTTTTTGAAAAAATTGATATTACCAAATTAAAATATAAAGAATTCCCAAAGATTAGAAGGCAAATCGGAATGATTTTTCAAGACTTTAAATTATTGCCCGACAAAACTGCTTTTGAAAATGTAGCTTTTGCTTTGGAGGCAGCTGGTTTTTCGCCGCACGATATAAAGAAAACCGTTCCGCAAATGTTGGAACTCGTTGGATTAAGAGATAAAGTTTTTAATTTTCCTCATGAATTGTCAGGCGGAGAAAAACAGCGAGTTGCAATTGCCAGAGCAATGATTAACAAACCAGATTTATTAATAGCCGACGAACCAACAGGTAATTTAGATCCGATTAATACTGCTGAGATTATTAAACTTTTATTAAGAATTAATGAATTGGGTACAACTGTAATGCTTGCTACCCACAATAAAAATGTGGTAGATATGCTTAATACACGAGTTGTTTCTTTAGATAATGGGCGAATTATCCGCGATGAAGAAGAAGGTCAATTTATAATTTAA
- a CDS encoding ABC transporter permease, whose translation MFIFLARIIKYGFQNFTRNGLLSSATIAVMTLTLLLCAGLIIFGNAGKTVLNNLQSKIDISIYFKTNVSENQILAIKKNIELLDEVASVDYISQDDALNAFRERHKNDEVILQSLEELGYNPLSASLNIKAKNPRNYAGIANYLEKEIPSEFIDKINYSQNQVIIDRLTRIIDTLRTAGIILAIVLGFVAALVTFNTIRLAIYSNRESIGIMRLVGAASSLIRGPYIFQGLIISLASTILSMLVLIPVCYVLAPYLQNFIPEFNIIHFYWGNWFNLFGTLFLIGLILGILSSIIAIRKYLRV comes from the coding sequence ATGTTTATTTTTCTCGCAAGAATTATAAAATACGGTTTTCAAAATTTTACGCGAAATGGATTACTTTCAAGCGCTACAATTGCAGTAATGACTTTAACATTACTTCTTTGTGCGGGTTTAATTATTTTTGGCAATGCTGGGAAAACCGTTTTAAATAATTTACAAAGTAAAATTGATATTAGTATTTATTTCAAGACCAATGTAAGCGAAAATCAAATTTTAGCAATTAAGAAAAATATAGAATTATTAGATGAAGTGGCTTCGGTAGATTATATTTCTCAGGACGATGCTTTAAATGCTTTTAGAGAGAGACACAAAAATGATGAGGTTATTTTACAGTCATTGGAAGAGTTGGGATATAATCCACTTTCAGCTTCATTAAATATTAAAGCGAAAAATCCTAGAAATTACGCTGGCATTGCTAATTATTTAGAAAAAGAGATTCCTTCGGAATTTATTGACAAAATTAATTATAGCCAGAATCAGGTTATTATTGATCGCTTAACGAGAATAATTGATACTTTGAGAACTGCTGGTATTATTTTGGCTATTGTTTTGGGTTTTGTAGCAGCATTGGTTACTTTCAATACTATTCGTTTGGCTATTTATTCCAATCGCGAATCAATTGGCATTATGCGTTTGGTAGGAGCAGCAAGTTCTTTAATAAGAGGCCCTTATATTTTCCAGGGTCTTATCATTAGTTTAGCTTCAACAATTTTATCAATGCTTGTTTTAATTCCAGTTTGTTATGTACTAGCACCATATCTTCAAAATTTTATTCCAGAATTTAACATTATTCATTTTTATTGGGGTAATTGGTTTAATCTTTTTGGCACATTATTCTTAATAGGTTTAATTCTTGGTATTCTTTCAAGTATTATTGCCATTCGTAAATATTTAAGAGTATAA